The following are from one region of the Oncorhynchus masou masou isolate Uvic2021 chromosome 24, UVic_Omas_1.1, whole genome shotgun sequence genome:
- the LOC135512728 gene encoding E3 ubiquitin-protein ligase MARCHF2 has protein sequence MTTGECCHLPGSLCDCTGNAALSKSMEESDNCRSQYVTQVTAKDGRLLSTVIKPVSTQSDGPICRICHEGANSEGLLSPCDCTGTLGTVHKSCLEKWLSSSNTSYCELCHTEFTIERKPRSLTEWMRDPGPRNEKRTLFCDMLCFLFITPLAAISGWLCLRGAQDHLHFNSRLEAVGLIALTIALFTIYVLWTLVSFRYHCQLYSEWRRTNQKVRLLLPDAKGGHSSQHSLLSTKLLKKSADETIV, from the exons ATGACGACAGGGGAGTGTTGCCACCTCCCGGGCTCTCTGTGTGACTGCACTGGCAACGCTGCCCTGTCCAAAAGCATGGAGGAGTCGGATAACTGCAGATCACAGTATGTCACCCAGGTCACAGCTAAAGATGGACGGCTGCTCTCCACTGTCATCAAACCCGTGAGCACACAGAG CGATGGGCCAATCTGCCGGATCTGCCATGAGGGGGCCAACAGCGAGGGCCTCCTGTCCCCCTGCGACTGCACAGGGACTCTGGGCACAGTGCACAAGAGCTGCCTGGAGAAGTGGCTCTCCTCCTCCAACACCAGTTACTGTGAGCTGTGCCACACAGAGTTCACAATTGAGCGGAAACCCAGGTCCCTCACAGAG TGGATGCGGGACCCGGGCCCTCGGAACGAGAAGCGCACGTTGTTCTGTGACATGCTGTGCTTCCTGTTCATCACGCCCCTGGCAGCCATCTCTGGCTGGCTGTGTCTGAGGGGAGCTCAGGACCACCTGCACTTCAACAGCAGACTGGAGGCCGTGGGCCTCATCGCCCTCACCATCGCCCTCTTCACCATTTACGTCCTCTGGACTCTG GTATCATTCCGCTACCACTGTCAGCTCTACTCTGAGTGGAGACGAACCAACCAGAAAGTACGCCTGCTCCTTCCAGACGCGAAGGGTGGGCATTCTAGCCAGCATTCCTTGCTCTCCACGAAGCTGCTGAAAAAGTCGGCTGACGAGACCATAGTATGA
- the LOC135512727 gene encoding ras-related protein Rab-11B-like: protein MGNRDDEYDFLFKVVLIGDSGVGKSNLLSRFTRNEFNLESKSTIGVEFATRSIQVDGKMIKAQIWDTAGQERYRAITSAYYRGAVGALLVYDIAKHLTYENVERWLKELRDHADNNIVIMLVGNKSDLRHLRAVPTDEARAFAEKNTLSFIETSALDSTNVEEAFKNILTEIHRIVSQKQIADRSAHDESPGNNVVDISVPPTTDGQKNKLPCCQSL from the exons ATGGGTAACAGAGATGATGAGTACGATTTCTTGTTCAAAG TGGTGCTGATCGGAGACTCTGGTGTGGGGAAGAGTAACCTACTGTCCCGTTTCACACGGAATGAGTTCAACCTGGAGAGCAAAAGCACCATCGGTGTGGAATTCGCCACCCGCAGCATCCAGGTGGACGGCAAGATGATAAAGGCCCAGATCTGGGATACAGCTGGACAGGAGCGCTACAGAGCCATCACCTCAGC GTACTACCGGGGGGCGGTGGGGGCTCTCCTAGTGTACGACATTGCCAAGCATCTAACCTATGAAAACGTGGAGCGCTGGCTGAAGGAGCTGAGGGATCACGCTGATAACAACATCGTCATCATGCTGGTGGGCAACAAGAGTGACCTGCGCCACCTCAGGGCAGTGCCCACAGACGAGGCTCGCGCCTTCGCAG aAAAGAATACGCTATCATTTATTGAGACCTCAGCTTTGGACTCCACTAATGTAGAAGAGGCGTTCAAGAACATCCTCACAG AAATCCACCGAATCGTATCACAGAAGCAGATAGCTGACAGATCAGCACATGACGAGTCTCCAGGCAACAATGTAGTGGACATCAGTGTCCCCCCCACCACCGATGGGCAGAAAAACAAACTACCGTGCTGCCAAAGCCTGTGA
- the LOC135512729 gene encoding ras-related protein Rab-11B — protein sequence MGTRDDEYDYLFKVVLIGDSGVGKSNLLSRFTRNEFNLESKSTIGVEFATRSIQVDGKMIKAQIWDTAGQERYRAITSAYYRGAVGALLVYDIAKHLTYENVERWLKELRDHADNNIVIMLVGNKSDLRHLRAVPTDEARAFAEKNTLSFIETSALDSTNVEEAFKNILTEIHRIVSQKQIADRSAHDESPGNNVVDISVPPTTDGQKNKLPCCQSL from the exons TGGTGCTGATCGGAGACTCTGGTGTGGGGAAGAGTAACCTACTGTCCCGTTTCACACGGAATGAGTTCAACCTGGAGAGCAAAAGCACCATCGGTGTGGAATTCGCCACCCGCAGCATCCAGGTGGACGGCAAGATGATAAAGGCCCAGATCTGGGATACAGCTGGACAGGAGCGCTACAGAGCCATCACCTCAGC GTACTACCGGGGGGCGGTGGGGGCTCTCCTAGTGTACGACATTGCCAAGCATCTAACCTATGAAAACGTGGAGCGCTGGCTGAAGGAGCTGAGGGATCACGCTGATAACAACATCGTCATCATGCTGGTGGGCAACAAGAGTGACCTGCGCCACCTCAGGGCAGTGCCCACAGACGAGGCTCGCGCCTTCGCAG aAAAGAATACGCTATCATTTATTGAGACCTCAGCTTTGGACTCCACTAATGTAGAAGAGGCGTTCAAGAACATCCTCACAG AAATCCACCGAATCGTATCACAGAAGCAGATAGCTGACAGATCAGCACATGACGAGTCTCCAGGCAACAATGTAGTGGACATCAGTGTCCCCCCCACCACCGATGGGCAGAAAAACAAACTACCGTGCTGCCAAAGCCTGTGA